The Malus domestica chromosome 13, GDT2T_hap1 genome includes a window with the following:
- the LOC114820605 gene encoding uncharacterized protein encodes MHKTLLVIKKTREKRKQKMGKQSSLFSFCNMFKACFSSGRRDDVYSDDGGVYVRRRICPSDEDRGGWTAEPGIDRKATAFISRFYESRVSDPECEALAV; translated from the coding sequence ATGCACAAAACCTTGCTTGTTATTAAGAAAACtagagaaaaaagaaagcaGAAGATGGGAAAGCAATCCTCACTCTTCTCTTTCTGCAACATGTTCAAGGCCTGCTTCTCGAGCGGCAGAAGAGACGATGTGTACTCCGATGATGGCGGTGTTTATGTTAGACGGAGAATATGTCCCAGTGATGAAGACAGAGGTGGATGGACAGCCGAGCCTGGCATCGACCGTAAGGCCACTGCTTTCATTTCCAGATTCTACGAGAGTCGTGTTTCGGATCCCGAATGCGAAGCTCTCGCAGTCTGA